The following coding sequences are from one Bacteroidales bacterium window:
- a CDS encoding BamA/TamA family outer membrane protein: protein MHLRSKIWFLSLILCLQAFGLKAQNSPNRPRVGLVLSGGAAKGLAHIGVLKVLEEAGIPIDMVAGTSMGSIVGGLYALGYSADSLEKIALSQNWAALLLDEVSRDNYSNDEKDEFDKYMVSFPVKDLRPRLPGGLKTGQNISLFLNRLTLPAYSVSDFNQLPRPFLCIAADIVTGDEVVLRKGNLAQALRASMAIPSVFTPVQIDNHLLVDGGIVNNFPADHLKEMGADIIIGVNLGFRLHSENELNSLSSILEQSVFFRAAERNKQNQKLVDILIQPDVYKNFTAASFNEAAKLIAEGERAARAVWPQLKALADSLAKYQPSSPPSLPPTPEFLDITSININGLKNVSKSFVLNKIKFDVPGYYSIQEIENAVELLYGTRFFSKVEYALVQNPDSGVNLIFDLDEIDYDLLRVGGKYDSEYKATLLVNTTFRNLFLKGSRLTLDFRLGDLSRIKAAYTIHSALHTARREQWINAPWLLAVFPDVTLSTEFSRYNYYTYSGNIKSALYNISKTNLQLKSTNNFSNSVSLSSDLSLDYSATDAKFVTYNLSESYSHLFASLGTTLLVDTRDSYFVPNRGLYTFLRAEAIQDISSGKNDIEDIVRLIGKWSISLPLVRNKLVLSPQTMIGYNFKPVSVPDYSLYIGGNSIHPVNEGSFPFPGIEYFERSGQAVFVQNVQFQFQMFQNHYIIAQGNMGSAQESIYNLLVNRPFYGVCLSYCYNSVVGPLIISVHSSEIHPAPGFFLSFGYRL, encoded by the coding sequence ATGCATCTACGCTCTAAGATATGGTTCCTGAGTTTGATACTCTGCCTGCAGGCCTTCGGCCTGAAAGCACAGAATTCTCCGAACCGTCCGCGGGTTGGCCTGGTATTGAGCGGCGGCGCTGCCAAAGGACTTGCACATATTGGAGTTCTCAAAGTTCTCGAAGAAGCAGGAATTCCCATTGATATGGTAGCCGGTACCAGTATGGGCAGTATTGTGGGCGGACTCTATGCACTGGGCTATTCCGCCGATTCCCTTGAAAAAATAGCCCTTTCTCAAAACTGGGCTGCCCTGCTCCTTGACGAAGTATCCCGGGACAATTACTCCAATGATGAAAAAGACGAATTCGACAAATACATGGTCTCTTTTCCCGTAAAAGATCTTCGACCCCGCTTGCCGGGCGGACTAAAAACCGGACAGAATATTTCCCTGTTCCTGAACCGGCTCACCCTTCCTGCCTATTCCGTTTCCGATTTTAACCAATTGCCGCGACCCTTCCTCTGTATTGCCGCCGACATTGTCACCGGCGATGAAGTAGTGCTCCGAAAAGGAAACCTCGCCCAGGCCCTGCGGGCAAGCATGGCAATTCCCTCGGTCTTTACACCCGTGCAAATCGATAACCACCTGCTCGTCGACGGTGGTATCGTTAACAACTTCCCTGCAGACCACCTGAAGGAAATGGGTGCCGATATTATCATCGGAGTTAATCTTGGCTTTCGCCTTCATTCAGAAAATGAACTGAATTCCCTCTCTTCCATACTGGAACAGTCAGTATTTTTCAGGGCCGCTGAACGCAACAAGCAGAATCAAAAACTGGTTGATATTCTTATTCAGCCTGATGTCTATAAGAATTTTACTGCCGCCAGCTTTAATGAAGCAGCCAAACTGATTGCCGAAGGCGAACGCGCGGCCCGTGCTGTATGGCCCCAATTGAAAGCACTGGCCGACAGCCTTGCAAAATACCAGCCATCCTCCCCTCCTTCCCTCCCACCAACGCCTGAATTCTTAGATATTACCAGCATTAATATAAACGGCCTGAAAAATGTTTCCAAAAGCTTTGTACTTAACAAAATAAAATTTGACGTTCCTGGTTATTACAGTATTCAGGAAATTGAAAACGCCGTAGAACTGCTTTACGGTACACGATTCTTCAGCAAGGTTGAATATGCCCTTGTGCAAAACCCTGATTCCGGCGTCAACCTGATCTTTGATCTGGATGAAATCGATTACGATCTCCTTCGGGTTGGCGGAAAATATGACTCGGAATACAAAGCCACTTTATTGGTTAATACAACATTCCGAAATCTTTTTCTGAAGGGTTCTCGGCTAACCCTGGATTTTCGCCTGGGAGATCTTTCCCGCATAAAAGCCGCTTATACCATCCACTCCGCACTTCATACGGCACGAAGAGAGCAATGGATCAATGCTCCCTGGCTTCTCGCTGTCTTCCCTGATGTCACCTTGTCAACAGAATTCAGCCGCTATAATTATTATACCTATTCCGGCAATATCAAATCCGCTCTCTATAACATTTCAAAAACTAACCTTCAGCTGAAATCAACCAATAATTTCAGCAATTCTGTTTCACTTAGTTCCGACCTGTCTCTTGATTATTCTGCTACCGACGCAAAGTTCGTTACCTATAACCTGAGCGAGTCATATTCTCATCTCTTTGCCAGCCTGGGAACAACTTTGCTTGTCGATACCCGCGATTCGTATTTTGTGCCTAACCGAGGATTATATACCTTTCTCCGTGCTGAAGCCATTCAGGATATCTCTTCCGGGAAAAATGATATTGAAGATATCGTTCGCCTTATTGGAAAATGGAGCATTTCCCTCCCCCTTGTGAGAAATAAACTGGTCCTTTCTCCGCAGACAATGATCGGATATAATTTTAAGCCGGTCTCTGTTCCTGATTACAGCCTGTATATAGGCGGTAACAGCATTCACCCTGTAAATGAAGGTTCTTTCCCTTTCCCTGGCATAGAATATTTCGAAAGGTCAGGCCAGGCTGTCTTTGTTCAGAATGTGCAGTTTCAGTTTCAGATGTTTCAGAATCATTATATTATCGCCCAGGGAAATATGGGTAGTGCGCAGGAATCAATATATAATCTCCTGGTGAACCGCCCGTTTTACGGTGTCTGTCTTTCTTACTGCTATAACAGCGTAGTTGGTCCTCTTATTATTTCAGTCCATTCCAGTGAAATCCATCCGGCTCCCGGATTTTTCCTGAGCTTTGGATACAGACTTTGA
- the hemW gene encoding radical SAM family heme chaperone HemW: protein MAGIYFHIPFCKSSCVYCDFYHTIDLRRMQELGECLQKEMEERRGYLGKEAVESIYFGGGTPSLMAPDFYKKCIDNIKNWFQVDSCPEITLEANPDDISRDFVQALRRAGINRISLGVQSFQDFVLKFMDRRHTAGKAMEAIDILRQEGIPSISIDLIYGSPGYTADHLFQDLHILERFDIPHFSAYLLTPEKGTVLYQDIVEEEVSLPGEEEQFEQYMMLCEFSASLGYRHYEISNFCREGFMARHNKGYWEGKIYCGIGPSAHSYNGISRRWNISSLYHYILAIKEGKRYYEEEQLSDKDLYNEYLLTALRTDDGVTEEEIREKFGEELARYFIKGISKYAGKGHIEVKRGRYRLTNTGMFISDTIISSLFIPNSSIEKLN, encoded by the coding sequence ATGGCCGGAATCTATTTTCATATTCCATTCTGCAAATCATCCTGTGTTTACTGTGATTTTTACCATACTATTGATTTGAGGCGGATGCAGGAACTGGGCGAATGCCTGCAAAAGGAAATGGAAGAACGAAGAGGTTATCTCGGGAAGGAGGCAGTTGAAAGTATCTATTTTGGAGGAGGAACTCCCAGTCTGATGGCTCCCGATTTTTATAAAAAGTGCATTGACAATATAAAGAACTGGTTTCAGGTAGATTCCTGTCCGGAAATTACCCTGGAAGCCAATCCTGATGATATCAGCAGGGATTTTGTGCAGGCGCTCAGAAGAGCAGGAATCAACAGGATAAGCCTGGGTGTACAATCTTTTCAGGATTTTGTCCTGAAGTTTATGGACAGAAGGCATACTGCAGGCAAAGCCATGGAAGCCATTGATATCCTCCGGCAGGAAGGGATTCCCAGCATAAGTATTGATTTAATTTATGGTTCCCCGGGATATACAGCGGATCACCTTTTTCAGGATCTGCACATACTGGAACGTTTTGATATTCCTCATTTTTCAGCCTATTTACTAACCCCTGAGAAGGGAACGGTTCTTTATCAGGATATTGTTGAAGAGGAGGTTAGTTTGCCCGGTGAAGAAGAACAATTTGAACAATACATGATGCTGTGTGAATTTTCGGCCAGCCTGGGGTACCGGCATTATGAAATTTCCAATTTCTGCCGCGAAGGCTTTATGGCAAGGCATAACAAAGGATACTGGGAGGGAAAGATATATTGTGGTATAGGACCTTCAGCGCATTCCTACAATGGGATTTCACGAAGGTGGAATATTTCCTCGCTTTACCATTACATACTGGCAATAAAGGAAGGCAAACGATATTATGAGGAGGAGCAATTATCCGACAAGGACCTGTACAATGAATACCTTTTAACGGCACTTCGAACTGATGATGGGGTGACTGAAGAGGAAATCAGAGAGAAATTCGGAGAAGAACTTGCAAGGTATTTTATCAAAGGCATTTCAAAATATGCCGGAAAGGGTCACATCGAAGTTAAAAGAGGCAGGTACAGGTTAACGAATACCGGAATGTTCATTTCAGACACCATTATTTCTTCCTTATTTATTCCAAATTCGTCAATTGAAAAACTCAATTGA
- the vanZ gene encoding VanZ family protein, whose translation MYNKDNIFWWVASLVWIILIGILSLLPPSELSGWSFLHIPGMDKVLHALFYVILAIFLSNTMFQELKTSKLKIRIMTILLCLSYGLLIEFLQPLTGRSKSFYDLLADMGGAIVGTLLFYQIRKIKIRWLG comes from the coding sequence ATGTACAACAAGGATAATATCTTCTGGTGGGTTGCATCACTGGTATGGATAATTTTAATTGGCATTCTTTCTCTTTTACCTCCCTCTGAACTATCCGGCTGGAGTTTTCTTCATATACCAGGTATGGATAAAGTGCTGCATGCCTTATTCTACGTTATCCTGGCAATCTTCCTCTCCAATACCATGTTTCAGGAATTGAAAACGAGCAAACTGAAAATCAGAATCATGACCATACTCCTCTGCCTGTCTTACGGTCTGTTGATCGAATTCCTTCAGCCTTTGACCGGACGTTCCAAAAGTTTTTATGATCTGTTGGCCGACATGGGTGGTGCAATAGTCGGAACTTTGCTTTTCTACCAGATTCGTAAAATAAAAATCCGTTGGTTGGGCTAA
- a CDS encoding Rrf2 family transcriptional regulator → MLSNTSKYAIRAMIYIASHSSKSKRLGIKVIAKELQIPAFFLGKILQVLARKKLLDSMKGPTGGFTLGKPAEKITLLQIIETVDNTDFLNQCIIGSARCSMRHKPCVLHEKYAPIRDTFREMLANETIADVLKGEETI, encoded by the coding sequence ATGTTATCAAATACCAGCAAGTATGCCATCAGGGCAATGATCTATATTGCCAGTCACAGTTCAAAAAGCAAGCGGCTTGGCATAAAGGTTATTGCAAAAGAATTGCAGATTCCAGCCTTTTTCCTGGGGAAGATTCTGCAGGTTTTGGCGAGAAAAAAGCTGCTGGATTCAATGAAAGGTCCTACGGGAGGCTTTACTCTGGGGAAGCCGGCTGAAAAAATTACTTTGCTTCAGATAATTGAAACAGTAGACAATACGGATTTTCTCAATCAGTGTATTATTGGCAGTGCACGTTGTTCCATGCGTCATAAACCCTGTGTGCTGCATGAAAAGTATGCACCGATCAGGGATACGTTCAGGGAAATGCTGGCTAATGAAACCATTGCCGATGTTCTGAAGGGTGAAGAAACGATCTGA
- the rpiB gene encoding ribose 5-phosphate isomerase B, which translates to MEKKIAIASDHAGYFMKQRIIEYLKNMGYTVKDFGAYNSDSSDYPDFGHLIAEAIERGQYPLGITLCGTGNGINMTANKHQGIRSAVCWNEQIASLARQHNNANICALPARFISEMEAFKIVKAFLEASFEGGRHERRIQKIPVKS; encoded by the coding sequence ATGGAGAAAAAGATTGCTATTGCATCCGATCATGCAGGGTATTTTATGAAGCAGAGGATCATTGAGTATTTGAAGAATATGGGGTATACGGTGAAGGATTTTGGTGCATACAACAGTGATTCAAGTGACTATCCTGATTTTGGGCATCTGATAGCGGAGGCTATTGAAAGAGGTCAGTATCCTTTGGGGATCACCTTATGCGGAACCGGAAACGGGATCAATATGACAGCGAACAAGCATCAGGGTATCCGCTCGGCGGTATGCTGGAACGAGCAAATAGCATCTCTGGCGCGTCAGCATAACAATGCGAATATATGTGCTTTGCCTGCGCGCTTTATCAGTGAAATGGAAGCTTTTAAGATTGTCAAAGCGTTTCTGGAGGCATCCTTTGAGGGAGGAAGGCATGAACGTAGGATACAGAAAATTCCGGTTAAATCATAG
- the ruvB gene encoding Holliday junction branch migration DNA helicase RuvB, translating to MAKKDERKIISLETSDPDFENKLRPSNFGDFKGQENIVSNLKIFVQAAKNRKESLDHVLLHGPPGLGKTTLASIIANEMNVGLRTTSGPVLDKPGDLAGILTSLEENDVLFIDEIHRLSPVVEEYLYSAMEDYCIDILLDKGPNARSVQLKLNRFTLVGATTRSGLLTSPLRARFGINLHLEYYKANVLKDIVLRSAKILRIEIDDEAAEEISRRSRGTPRIANAILRRVRDFAQIKGDGKIDLKITLYALNALDIDTHGLDFMDNKILMTIIQKFKGGPVGLKTIATAVGEDEETIEEVYEPFLIQEGFMKRTPRGREVTELAYRHFNLKSEIRNGKLF from the coding sequence ATGGCGAAAAAGGATGAAAGAAAAATTATTAGCCTTGAGACCAGTGATCCCGATTTTGAGAACAAACTGCGTCCTTCAAATTTTGGGGATTTCAAGGGGCAGGAAAATATTGTAAGCAATCTGAAGATTTTCGTGCAGGCTGCAAAAAACAGGAAGGAGTCTTTAGATCATGTTCTGCTGCATGGGCCTCCGGGACTGGGAAAGACAACCTTGGCGAGTATCATTGCAAATGAAATGAATGTCGGACTGAGAACTACATCAGGTCCGGTACTTGATAAGCCTGGTGATCTTGCGGGAATACTTACCAGCCTGGAAGAAAATGATGTACTATTCATCGATGAAATTCACAGACTTTCACCCGTAGTGGAAGAATACCTCTATTCAGCCATGGAAGACTATTGCATTGATATATTGCTGGATAAGGGTCCTAATGCAAGATCAGTACAGTTGAAACTTAATCGGTTCACACTGGTTGGGGCTACTACAAGGTCTGGTTTACTCACTAGCCCATTGCGTGCACGATTCGGAATAAATTTGCATCTGGAATATTATAAGGCGAATGTCCTGAAGGATATTGTTCTGAGATCGGCGAAAATTCTTAGAATAGAAATTGACGACGAGGCTGCTGAAGAAATATCAAGAAGAAGCAGAGGAACACCGCGAATTGCAAACGCCATCTTAAGAAGGGTTAGAGACTTCGCACAAATTAAAGGCGATGGAAAAATCGATCTGAAAATTACCTTATATGCATTAAATGCTTTGGATATTGATACCCACGGTCTTGACTTTATGGACAATAAAATTTTAATGACGATAATTCAGAAATTTAAAGGAGGCCCTGTTGGATTAAAGACGATTGCTACGGCTGTTGGAGAAGACGAAGAAACAATTGAGGAAGTTTATGAACCATTCTTGATTCAGGAAGGCTTTATGAAGCGAACTCCACGAGGCAGAGAAGTTACAGAACTGGCGTATAGGCATTTTAACCTGAAAAGTGAAATAAGAAATGGAAAACTTTTTTAA
- a CDS encoding Crp/Fnr family transcriptional regulator → MQWFMNQHPVESSQIFPIFGLPNSVFRHLPPIKIDEIITISEQVTYQRNKLIYRQGNNISGSYFVLRGIIKIFKTGADGKEQIIRFARPGDIIAFRSLFSNEPACTSAQVHEDSTLLFIPGFFLIHLVKADGTFALDLIQLICQELGEANEYITDIAQKTVRERLAEVLLHIEKTFGTDSQGFINLSLTREEMANIVGTATESTIRLLSEFKDDKLIDLSGRKIKILNRPFLQKLANMS, encoded by the coding sequence ATGCAATGGTTTATGAATCAACATCCTGTTGAAAGTTCACAAATTTTTCCGATATTCGGCTTACCTAACTCGGTTTTCCGTCATCTTCCACCGATCAAGATAGATGAAATTATTACAATTTCTGAACAAGTTACATATCAGCGCAATAAGCTTATTTACCGCCAGGGTAACAATATATCCGGTTCCTACTTTGTACTTCGCGGGATTATAAAAATTTTCAAGACAGGAGCAGATGGCAAGGAGCAGATCATACGTTTTGCACGACCAGGCGATATAATAGCTTTCCGTTCATTATTCAGCAATGAACCCGCCTGTACCAGCGCTCAGGTTCACGAAGACAGCACTCTTCTTTTTATTCCAGGTTTTTTCCTTATACATCTTGTAAAGGCAGACGGCACCTTTGCCCTTGATTTAATACAGCTCATCTGCCAGGAATTAGGCGAAGCCAACGAGTATATAACTGACATTGCGCAAAAAACGGTAAGAGAAAGGCTGGCTGAAGTTCTCCTTCATATTGAAAAGACTTTTGGTACAGATTCTCAGGGATTTATTAATCTTTCCCTTACGCGGGAAGAAATGGCCAACATTGTGGGCACAGCAACAGAGTCCACAATCCGACTGCTTTCAGAATTCAAAGATGATAAACTAATAGATTTGTCGGGCCGGAAGATAAAGATACTTAATCGTCCTTTTCTTCAGAAGTTGGCCAATATGAGCTAA
- the pheS gene encoding phenylalanine--tRNA ligase subunit alpha — protein sequence MKDLINNYLEEIHSFHPGTSSELEEFRLRFLSKKGILSELFDQFKHLPQEQKKETGRLLNDLKNAAVSKYEQFQEYLKQTTGPISKVSDLSLPGQNIPLSSRHPISIVRKEILEIFSRLGFTIADGPEIEDDWHVFSALNFPPEHPARDMQDTFFIEQNPDILLRTHTSSVQVRVMENTQPPIRMIMPGRVFRNEAISARAHCIFHQVEGLYIDKNVSFADLKQTLLYFAREMFGQNTKVRLRPSFFPFTEPSAEFDVSCTICKGNGCNICKYTGWLEILGCGMVDPNVLSLNGIDPSIYSGYAFGMGIERIAQLTFQVRDLRLYFENDIRFLHQFSPHLHFTY from the coding sequence ATGAAAGATCTAATTAACAATTACTTAGAAGAAATTCATTCTTTTCACCCCGGTACATCTTCTGAACTTGAAGAATTTCGCTTACGCTTCCTCAGCAAGAAAGGTATATTGTCGGAGTTATTTGATCAATTCAAACACCTTCCTCAGGAACAAAAGAAAGAAACAGGCCGTCTTTTAAATGATCTAAAAAACGCAGCTGTTTCAAAATATGAACAATTCCAGGAATACTTAAAACAAACAACCGGACCTATTTCAAAAGTTTCTGATCTTTCCCTGCCCGGACAAAACATTCCTTTGTCTTCGCGGCATCCAATTTCCATTGTAAGGAAAGAAATATTAGAGATTTTTTCCCGTCTGGGTTTTACTATTGCTGATGGTCCGGAGATTGAAGACGACTGGCATGTATTCAGTGCCCTCAATTTTCCACCTGAGCATCCTGCCAGGGACATGCAGGATACCTTCTTTATCGAACAAAATCCTGATATTCTTTTACGAACACACACCTCCTCCGTCCAGGTAAGAGTTATGGAAAACACACAACCTCCGATACGAATGATCATGCCCGGACGAGTATTTCGTAACGAAGCAATATCTGCGCGTGCTCATTGCATTTTTCATCAAGTTGAGGGTTTATACATTGACAAAAATGTATCTTTTGCTGATCTCAAGCAGACATTGCTATATTTTGCCCGTGAGATGTTTGGACAAAATACAAAGGTTCGCCTTCGGCCTTCCTTTTTTCCTTTTACGGAGCCATCAGCTGAATTTGATGTATCCTGCACCATATGCAAGGGAAATGGCTGTAATATTTGCAAATATACCGGCTGGCTAGAAATTCTTGGTTGCGGAATGGTAGACCCCAATGTTCTTTCACTTAATGGGATTGATCCATCAATTTATTCAGGATACGCCTTTGGAATGGGAATTGAACGGATAGCACAGCTCACATTTCAGGTGCGCGATCTTCGTCTTTATTTTGAAAACGATATCCGCTTCCTTCACCAGTTTTCGCCTCATCTACATTTTACGTATTGA
- a CDS encoding peptidylprolyl isomerase, protein MYVKLYTDTPKHRENFLSLVKNHYFDDLLFHRVIPSFMIQGGDPDSKNAPVGALLGNGGPDYTLEPEIVSSHFHKRGVLAAAREGDASNPYRLSSGSQFYIVTGRSYTDDELNKIENYIQQQTFQNLYFRILEEQKKLAEQSGQTPDRNLLSAIASDSARIRMSQLPLFRFSPEQRTVYKTIGGAPHLDNSYTIFGEVVQGMEVADKIASLERDKNDRPLHDVKMKISLIKK, encoded by the coding sequence ATGTATGTTAAGTTATATACAGATACACCGAAACACCGGGAGAATTTCCTTTCCCTTGTAAAAAACCACTACTTTGACGATCTTTTGTTTCATCGTGTGATTCCTTCCTTTATGATTCAGGGGGGTGATCCTGACTCAAAAAATGCCCCTGTCGGAGCTCTTCTTGGTAATGGAGGACCTGATTATACGCTCGAACCAGAAATAGTTTCATCCCATTTTCACAAACGAGGAGTTCTTGCGGCAGCCCGAGAAGGTGACGCCTCAAATCCATACAGACTTTCCAGCGGCTCACAGTTTTACATTGTCACCGGGCGGAGTTACACTGACGATGAGCTTAATAAAATAGAGAACTATATTCAGCAACAAACTTTCCAGAATCTTTATTTTCGTATCCTGGAAGAGCAGAAAAAGCTGGCAGAACAATCAGGTCAGACGCCTGATCGTAATCTTCTTTCAGCCATAGCTTCAGATTCAGCCCGAATCAGAATGTCTCAACTGCCTCTATTCCGGTTTTCTCCAGAGCAACGCACGGTATATAAAACGATAGGAGGAGCACCCCATCTCGATAATTCATACACAATTTTTGGAGAAGTTGTTCAAGGTATGGAAGTAGCCGATAAGATAGCTTCCCTTGAAAGGGACAAAAATGATCGTCCCCTTCATGATGTCAAAATGAAAATATCCTTAATAAAGAAATAG
- a CDS encoding TIGR01777 family protein produces MKKRLCIAGYTGFIGRHIVPMFEESGFEVLGIQKKDIVEGNLDEIVRVVDGCDAVINLAGVSINRRWNKKNKELIRSSRIISTTLIVSAVEMSKKRPDVFINASGVDIYPPSRICDENCTEKNNSFLSDVISEWENTADQMNKLGVRTVKTRFGIVLGKDGGVFKIFNENTRKFVGVVFGNGRQHMPVVHIYDVFSAMKFILENETLYGAVNVVAPFDCRQIDIVEKISEKYGKKFKIQINKWIVKSFAGEMSCLLLDDRIVYPKKLIENGFKFKFDNFNAIAENLMYK; encoded by the coding sequence ATGAAGAAGCGATTATGCATAGCCGGCTATACTGGATTCATTGGAAGACATATTGTACCAATGTTTGAGGAAAGCGGATTTGAAGTTTTAGGAATACAAAAAAAGGATATAGTCGAGGGAAATCTTGATGAAATTGTTCGTGTTGTAGATGGTTGTGATGCTGTTATTAATCTGGCCGGAGTTTCTATTAATCGGCGATGGAATAAAAAGAATAAAGAATTAATTAGAAGTAGCAGGATAATATCAACTACCTTGATTGTTAGCGCTGTGGAAATGTCAAAAAAACGGCCGGATGTTTTCATCAATGCCAGTGGAGTTGATATTTATCCACCATCACGCATTTGCGATGAAAATTGTACAGAAAAGAATAACTCTTTTTTGTCGGATGTAATTAGTGAATGGGAGAATACAGCTGATCAAATGAATAAGCTTGGTGTAAGAACTGTAAAAACTCGGTTTGGTATTGTATTAGGGAAAGATGGTGGGGTTTTTAAAATTTTTAATGAAAATACAAGAAAATTTGTTGGTGTTGTTTTCGGAAATGGTAGGCAACATATGCCGGTTGTGCATATTTATGATGTCTTTTCGGCAATGAAATTTATTCTAGAAAATGAGACTTTGTACGGTGCTGTTAATGTAGTTGCTCCCTTTGATTGCAGACAGATTGATATTGTTGAAAAGATTAGTGAAAAATATGGAAAGAAGTTTAAAATTCAAATTAATAAATGGATCGTTAAGTCTTTTGCTGGTGAAATGTCTTGTCTTTTGTTGGACGATAGAATCGTTTATCCTAAGAAACTGATTGAAAATGGATTTAAATTTAAATTTGATAATTTCAACGCAATAGCTGAAAATTTGATGTATAAATAG